A region of bacterium DNA encodes the following proteins:
- a CDS encoding glycosyltransferase, translated as MRVAMLSPIAWRTPPRHYGPWENVVSVLTEGLVARGVDVTLFATKDSQTRGKLAAVCPAGYEEDPSIVPKVWECLHISEVFERSEEFDLIHNHFDFLPLTYSGMTSPPVLTTIHGFSSPEILHVYRKYNRRTYYVAISNADRHPDLDYCATIYHGIDLDCFTFCPQPGDYLLFLGRIHPDKGPGDAIRIAKKAGLKLILAGIVQDQQCFRQEVEPHLDGQRIIYVGSVGPQERDRLMGGALALLHPIAFQEPFGLSVVEAMACGTPVVAYARGSMPEVVEHGRTGFLVSCVEEAVEALAEVGRLERSACRKWVEERFSSGRMVEGYLNVYKRILSLRSRQDHRPWGYYQVLLDDPQHKVKRITVYPGQRLSLQRHQRRAEHWYIVAGKAVVTLNGEESRPKILESIDIPRGAWHRVANEGDEPLVFIEVQTGDYFGEDDIERLEDDYGRL; from the coding sequence ATGAGGGTGGCCATGCTTTCTCCCATTGCCTGGAGGACTCCACCCCGCCACTACGGGCCCTGGGAAAATGTGGTTTCGGTGCTGACCGAGGGCCTGGTGGCCAGAGGTGTGGATGTGACGCTTTTTGCCACAAAGGACTCTCAGACAAGAGGCAAACTTGCTGCCGTGTGTCCGGCTGGTTACGAAGAGGATCCTTCCATTGTGCCTAAGGTTTGGGAGTGCCTTCACATATCAGAGGTTTTCGAAAGAAGCGAAGAGTTTGATCTCATCCACAACCATTTTGATTTCCTGCCCCTCACGTACTCTGGCATGACTTCCCCCCCTGTCTTGACCACGATTCATGGTTTTTCTTCACCTGAGATTCTGCACGTATATCGCAAATACAATCGGCGCACCTATTATGTGGCCATCAGCAATGCGGACAGACACCCGGATCTGGACTACTGTGCCACCATATACCACGGCATAGACCTGGATTGTTTTACCTTCTGCCCACAGCCTGGAGATTACCTGCTGTTTTTGGGGAGGATCCACCCTGACAAGGGCCCTGGAGATGCCATTCGCATAGCCAAGAAGGCCGGGCTGAAACTTATCCTGGCTGGCATTGTGCAGGACCAGCAGTGCTTCAGGCAGGAGGTGGAGCCTCACCTGGACGGGCAGAGAATAATATACGTGGGCAGTGTAGGTCCCCAGGAAAGGGACAGGCTTATGGGAGGAGCCCTGGCCTTGTTGCACCCCATTGCATTCCAGGAGCCCTTCGGGCTTTCGGTTGTGGAGGCCATGGCCTGCGGCACTCCTGTTGTGGCCTATGCCAGGGGGAGCATGCCTGAGGTGGTGGAGCACGGTCGCACGGGCTTTCTGGTCTCCTGTGTGGAGGAGGCTGTGGAGGCACTGGCTGAAGTGGGGAGGCTGGAGCGGTCGGCTTGCCGCAAGTGGGTGGAAGAACGCTTCAGCTCTGGGCGAATGGTGGAGGGTTACCTAAATGTGTACAAGAGGATTCTCTCCTTGCGTTCCAGGCAAGATCACAGGCCTTGGGGCTATTACCAGGTGTTGCTGGATGACCCACAGCATAAGGTGAAACGGATAACAGTGTATCCAGGTCAAAGACTGAGTCTTCAGCGTCACCAAAGAAGGGCAGAGCATTGGTACATCGTGGCTGGCAAGGCCGTAGTAACACTCAATGGAGAGGAATCAAGACCAAAGATCCTGGAGTCCATAGACATCCCCAGGGGGGCATGGCATCGGGTGGCCAACGAGGGGGACGAACCCCTTGTCTTCATAGAGGTGCAGACAGGAGATTATTTCGGTGAGGATGACATAGAGCGTCTGGAGGACGATTATGGCCGACTTTGA
- a CDS encoding glycosidase, whose amino-acid sequence MDDPKVLDIFRRYPGNPIITTKDLPYGANSVFNAGATKVGSETLLLLRVEDRRGISHLTAARSKDGLTNWRIEAKPTMAPEPRLHPEEIWGIEDPRITFVEELGKWVIAYTAFSLGGPLVALALTEDFQSFERLGPVMPPEDKDAALFPRRFQGRWAMIHRPVPGSGSTGAHMWISFSPDMKHWGDHQILLKARRGGWWDAHKIGLSAPPLATQEGWLILYHGVRTTASGCIYRLGLALLDLEDPRRVKARSDSWIFGLEQEYERFGDVDKVVFPCGWVQEGDTVHLYYGGADTCVAVATASITELLEWLKAHNLYGGKES is encoded by the coding sequence GTTCTGGACATATTCAGGCGCTACCCGGGCAATCCCATCATCACCACCAAGGATTTGCCATACGGGGCCAACTCGGTTTTCAATGCAGGTGCCACCAAGGTGGGAAGCGAGACCCTTCTTCTGCTCAGGGTAGAGGATAGAAGGGGAATATCTCACCTCACAGCTGCAAGAAGCAAGGATGGCCTGACCAATTGGCGCATCGAAGCCAAGCCCACCATGGCCCCTGAGCCTCGTCTCCACCCCGAGGAAATTTGGGGGATAGAGGATCCTCGCATAACCTTCGTGGAAGAGCTGGGCAAGTGGGTAATAGCCTACACGGCATTTTCCCTGGGAGGTCCTCTGGTGGCTCTTGCCCTTACAGAGGATTTCCAGAGCTTTGAACGGCTAGGGCCGGTCATGCCCCCCGAGGACAAAGATGCGGCGCTTTTCCCCAGGAGATTCCAGGGGAGATGGGCCATGATTCACAGGCCGGTGCCAGGATCAGGCTCCACCGGCGCCCACATGTGGATCTCTTTTTCTCCTGACATGAAGCATTGGGGCGATCATCAAATCCTTCTCAAAGCCAGAAGAGGGGGATGGTGGGACGCCCACAAGATAGGTCTATCTGCGCCTCCTTTGGCAACACAGGAGGGATGGCTCATCTTGTATCACGGTGTGCGCACCACAGCCAGCGGATGCATCTATAGACTGGGACTGGCTCTTCTGGACCTGGAAGATCCCAGGAGGGTGAAGGCTCGTTCAGACAGCTGGATTTTCGGCCTTGAACAGGAATACGAGCGCTTTGGAGACGTGGATAAGGTGGTGTTCCCTTGCGGTTGGGTTCAGGAGGGCGACACGGTTCACCTGTACTACGGAGGAGCTGACACTTGTGTGGCCGTGGCCACTGCGAGCATAACCGAACTTCTTGAATGGCTTAAGGCCCACAACCTTTACGGGGGCAAGGAATCATGA